The Pseudomonas triclosanedens genome has a window encoding:
- a CDS encoding aldo/keto reductase translates to MNTVAFADGTQVPAIGQGTWRLGENRAERAREVAALREGIERGLTLIDTAEMYGEGGSEEVVGEAIAGLRDQLFLVSKVYPHNASRRGIPDACERSLRRLRTDCLDLYLLHWRGQYPLEETVEAFERLREAGKIRRWGVSNFDLDDMRELGEPACATNQVQYSLEERGIEWDLLPWCQEQRMPLMAYCPVGQGGRLLHHPSLVEIAARHNATPARVALAWLIHQPGVIAIPKAVDLLHVRDNAAALELRLSAEDLKSLDAAFPPPTRKRHLAVV, encoded by the coding sequence ATGAATACAGTGGCATTCGCCGATGGCACCCAGGTTCCTGCCATCGGCCAGGGCACCTGGCGCCTGGGCGAGAACCGCGCCGAGCGTGCGCGGGAAGTGGCGGCGCTGCGCGAGGGCATCGAGCGCGGCCTGACCCTGATCGACACCGCCGAGATGTATGGCGAGGGCGGTTCGGAAGAGGTGGTCGGCGAGGCCATCGCCGGTCTGCGCGACCAGCTTTTCCTGGTCAGCAAGGTCTACCCGCACAACGCCAGCCGGCGCGGCATTCCCGATGCCTGCGAGCGCAGCCTCAGACGCCTGCGCACCGACTGCCTGGACCTCTACCTGCTGCACTGGCGCGGCCAGTATCCGCTGGAGGAAACCGTGGAAGCCTTCGAGCGTCTGCGCGAGGCCGGCAAGATCCGCCGCTGGGGCGTGTCCAACTTCGATCTCGACGACATGCGCGAACTCGGCGAGCCGGCGTGCGCCACCAATCAGGTGCAGTACAGCCTGGAGGAGCGTGGCATCGAGTGGGACCTGCTGCCCTGGTGCCAGGAGCAGCGCATGCCGCTGATGGCCTACTGCCCGGTGGGACAGGGCGGCCGCCTGCTGCATCATCCGAGCCTGGTGGAGATCGCCGCCCGCCACAACGCAACGCCCGCGCGCGTGGCGCTGGCCTGGTTGATCCACCAGCCGGGCGTGATTGCCATTCCCAAAGCCGTAGATCTGCTGCACGTCCGCGACAACGCCGCCGCCCTGGAACTGAGGCTGAGCGCCGAAGACCTGAAAAGCCTCGACGCCGCCTTTCCGCCGCCGACCCGCAAGCGGCATCTCGCAGTGGTCTGA
- a CDS encoding TonB-dependent receptor plug domain-containing protein: MHFPFPDSLRASRWTPSLSLACLCLSPALDAAPLSLADEIVSAPSVESTTVADMALYGSKLEVVDRQQIERAGPSADITRVLQMYVPGLFVVPKNGPFDYGTYSLLGGRNDDTLILLDGVRLNNRLYGGIYLDTLPTTAVERIEVLKGGQGLLFGTQAVSGVINIVTRSAHSRQTAGEVNLGLDTFKGRSGDTRVEKVVQNGLGDLGLMAYVSHNRSDGYQPFRDRDMTDTVSDKRRSYNVNVFGGKAVQALGDASRLELFYQYADADLDFARPTSNRHTTNDRVQQIATATFQQSLGEDFSWFAKTHINDWDTRYTRVYNLEGGGTRTLNHNDYWGFTDWGAQLEGKARLAGGHELVFGNDNQWYKGQDDVLIIDNDKAESHALYAQLRPRIDALPDWHPSLGVRREEMSGGEGATVWMLTSLYDLSERLKLRGQFGTAFKLPTAEQLFVNEPGDEMGNRDLKPERSRNAELGLDYTGSLFDQPWSGSMTLFRREITDLITLAGDQWVNGNGEIEVRGVEANGQWQFGRNWQVSADATRNLVDSRDGVTVNNVPHFFARVRLGYQDDLWGVGVASRYVGSMMSAQGDDYGHYAVLDGDAFRYLDGAHQHRLSLLLENLLDRDYATGRTSNGLRQVDYLGRPRTAELRYTFTF; encoded by the coding sequence TTGCACTTCCCTTTCCCCGATTCCCTGCGCGCTTCGCGCTGGACTCCTTCGTTATCCCTGGCCTGCCTGTGCCTCAGCCCCGCGCTGGACGCGGCGCCGCTGAGCCTTGCCGACGAGATCGTCAGCGCGCCTTCGGTGGAGTCCACCACCGTCGCCGACATGGCGCTCTACGGCAGCAAGCTGGAGGTCGTCGATCGCCAGCAGATCGAGCGCGCCGGCCCCAGCGCCGACATCACCCGCGTCCTGCAGATGTACGTGCCAGGGCTCTTCGTGGTGCCGAAGAACGGCCCGTTCGACTACGGCACCTACTCGCTGCTCGGCGGGCGCAACGACGACACGCTGATCCTGCTGGACGGTGTGCGCCTGAACAATCGCCTGTACGGCGGCATCTACCTCGACACCCTGCCGACCACCGCGGTGGAACGCATCGAAGTGCTCAAGGGTGGCCAGGGCCTGCTGTTCGGCACCCAGGCTGTATCCGGGGTGATCAACATCGTCACCCGCAGCGCGCACAGCCGCCAGACCGCCGGCGAGGTGAACCTCGGCCTGGACACCTTCAAGGGCCGCAGCGGCGACACCCGCGTGGAGAAAGTCGTGCAGAACGGCCTGGGCGACCTCGGCCTGATGGCCTACGTCAGCCATAACCGCTCCGATGGCTACCAGCCGTTCCGCGACCGCGACATGACCGACACGGTCAGCGACAAGCGCCGCTCCTACAACGTCAACGTGTTCGGCGGCAAGGCCGTCCAGGCTCTTGGCGACGCCTCGCGCCTGGAGCTGTTCTACCAGTACGCCGACGCTGACCTGGACTTCGCCCGTCCGACGTCCAACCGCCATACCACCAACGACCGTGTCCAGCAGATCGCCACCGCCACCTTCCAGCAGAGCCTGGGCGAGGACTTCAGCTGGTTCGCCAAGACCCACATCAACGACTGGGATACCCGCTATACCCGCGTCTACAACCTCGAAGGTGGCGGCACCCGGACGCTCAACCACAACGACTACTGGGGCTTCACCGACTGGGGTGCGCAACTGGAGGGCAAGGCTCGTCTGGCTGGCGGCCACGAGTTGGTCTTCGGCAACGACAACCAGTGGTACAAGGGCCAGGACGATGTGCTGATCATCGACAACGACAAGGCCGAATCCCACGCGCTGTACGCCCAGTTGCGCCCACGCATCGACGCGCTGCCGGACTGGCATCCGAGCCTGGGCGTGCGTCGCGAGGAGATGTCCGGCGGCGAGGGCGCCACCGTGTGGATGCTCACCTCGCTCTATGACCTCAGCGAGCGGCTCAAGCTGCGCGGCCAGTTCGGTACCGCGTTCAAGCTGCCCACCGCCGAGCAACTGTTCGTCAACGAACCGGGCGACGAGATGGGCAACCGCGACCTCAAGCCCGAGCGCAGCCGCAACGCCGAGCTGGGCCTGGACTACACCGGTTCGCTGTTCGACCAGCCGTGGAGCGGCAGCATGACGCTGTTCCGCCGCGAGATCACCGACCTCATCACCCTGGCTGGCGATCAGTGGGTGAACGGTAATGGTGAGATCGAGGTGCGCGGCGTGGAGGCCAACGGCCAGTGGCAGTTCGGCCGCAACTGGCAGGTTTCGGCGGACGCCACGCGCAACCTGGTGGATAGCCGCGACGGCGTGACGGTGAACAACGTCCCGCATTTCTTCGCGCGGGTTCGCCTGGGCTATCAGGACGACCTCTGGGGCGTTGGAGTGGCGTCGCGCTATGTCGGCTCGATGATGAGCGCGCAGGGCGACGACTATGGCCACTATGCCGTGCTCGATGGCGATGCCTTCCGCTATCTCGATGGCGCCCATCAGCATCGCCTGAGCCTGCTGCTGGAGAACCTGCTCGACCGCGACTACGCCACAGGCCGTACCTCCAACGGTCTGCGCCAGGTCGATTATCTGGGCCGCCCGCGCACCGCCGAGCTGCGCTACACCTTCACCTTCTGA
- a CDS encoding ABC transporter substrate-binding protein has protein sequence MTHIVRLLALALLLGGGNAIAGDYRNCGQNWRMAAPPQRILALNQHAADLLLALGAGPRLIGVAYLDDDGIAVRDGRYRGVPLVARKYPSAEAVYALRPDLVVAGFVSAFDFGSLSRGALAGRGIASYLLDGGCPVHRDDLFAGVESDLATLGELLGEQATAQALIEAQRRELESAAQIAVGARPLRVFYLDSFDNDLQSQGGRGMVSQLLRAAGARNLFEDVDLRGFTANVEQLLARDPDVILLADALWSPAAQKIRALRTDPALSRLRAVREDRFVALPFTHLFPGVHSGRAVRELAQALHDTKP, from the coding sequence GTGACGCACATCGTTCGCCTGCTGGCCCTGGCGCTGCTGCTCGGCGGCGGGAACGCTATCGCCGGGGACTATCGAAACTGTGGCCAGAACTGGCGCATGGCCGCGCCGCCGCAGCGCATCCTCGCCCTCAACCAGCACGCCGCCGACCTGTTGCTGGCGCTGGGCGCCGGGCCACGGCTGATTGGCGTCGCTTATCTCGACGACGACGGCATCGCCGTGCGCGACGGGCGCTACCGGGGCGTGCCGCTGGTCGCCCGCAAGTACCCGTCGGCGGAGGCGGTATATGCGCTGAGGCCCGATCTGGTGGTGGCGGGCTTCGTCTCGGCTTTCGACTTCGGCAGCCTGTCGCGCGGCGCACTGGCTGGCCGCGGTATCGCCAGCTATCTGCTGGATGGCGGTTGCCCGGTGCACCGGGATGACCTGTTCGCCGGTGTGGAATCCGACCTGGCCACGCTGGGCGAACTGCTGGGTGAACAGGCAACGGCGCAGGCGCTGATCGAGGCCCAGCGCCGCGAACTGGAGAGCGCCGCGCAGATCGCTGTTGGTGCCAGGCCGCTGCGGGTGTTCTACCTCGACAGTTTCGACAACGATCTGCAAAGCCAGGGTGGCCGGGGCATGGTCAGCCAACTGCTGCGCGCCGCCGGTGCGCGCAACCTGTTCGAGGACGTCGACCTGCGAGGCTTCACCGCCAACGTCGAGCAATTGCTGGCGCGTGATCCGGATGTGATCCTGCTGGCTGACGCGCTCTGGTCTCCTGCTGCGCAGAAAATCCGCGCGTTACGCACCGATCCCGCGCTCTCGCGGCTGCGCGCGGTGCGTGAGGATCGCTTCGTGGCGCTGCCTTTCACCCATCTGTTCCCCGGCGTACACAGCGGCCGGGCCGTCCGCGAACTGGCGCAGGCGCTGCATGACACGAAACCCTGA
- a CDS encoding VOC family protein yields the protein MPTPVAAVRPSIIPCLRYRDAPRAIDWLCATFGFQRQLVVADEHGGIAHAQLVLEDGSGLVMLGSLHDNEYGRLMRQPDEVGGCTQSIYVVVKDAEVLYRAAVAGGAQIVIDIKDEDYGGQGFTCRDPEGHIWSFGTYDPWH from the coding sequence ATGCCCACGCCCGTTGCCGCTGTCCGCCCCAGCATCATTCCCTGTCTGCGCTACCGCGATGCGCCCCGTGCCATCGACTGGCTGTGCGCTACCTTCGGCTTCCAGCGGCAACTGGTGGTGGCCGACGAGCATGGCGGCATCGCCCATGCGCAGCTTGTGCTGGAGGATGGCAGCGGGCTGGTGATGCTCGGCTCGCTGCATGACAACGAATACGGCCGCCTGATGCGCCAGCCCGACGAGGTTGGCGGCTGCACCCAGAGCATCTACGTGGTGGTGAAGGATGCCGAGGTGCTGTACCGCGCGGCGGTGGCTGGTGGCGCCCAGATCGTCATCGACATCAAGGACGAGGACTACGGCGGCCAGGGTTTCACCTGTCGTGACCCGGAAGGCCATATCTGGAGCTTCGGCACCTACGACCCCTGGCACTGA
- a CDS encoding GlxA family transcriptional regulator gives MVAQRSVIEIGLLLYPGVQTAALHGLTDLFTVAERIAGEQAGARLPGLRISHWAAEPGDEPRRVFDTHPEWPDDSDGRLAAVLVPPSLFGLPEATPVHHLTQWLAARHGAGAIIGSVCIGGLLVAEAGLLDGRSATAHWSGAEAFARRFPKVRLEPHKPIVDDGDLITSAGLMAWSEVGLRVVDRLLGPSIASRTARFLVVEHSDSAQHCGSNFAPLLGHGDAAILKVQHWLQANGAVDVSLPAMAAQAGLEERTFLRRFRAATGLKPTEYCQHLRVGKARELLEFTNGTVDRIAFSVGYLDPGTFRSTFRKITGMAPSDYRKRFGARQVEVAARG, from the coding sequence ATGGTTGCGCAACGGTCCGTCATCGAAATCGGCCTGCTGCTCTATCCGGGCGTACAGACGGCGGCACTGCACGGGTTGACCGACCTGTTCACGGTGGCCGAGCGCATCGCCGGCGAGCAGGCGGGCGCGCGGCTGCCGGGCTTGCGCATCAGCCATTGGGCGGCGGAGCCGGGCGATGAGCCGCGGCGGGTTTTCGATACTCATCCGGAGTGGCCGGACGACAGCGATGGCCGGCTGGCGGCGGTCCTGGTGCCGCCATCGCTGTTCGGGCTGCCGGAAGCTACGCCGGTGCATCATCTCACCCAGTGGCTGGCGGCGCGCCACGGTGCCGGTGCGATCATTGGCTCGGTGTGCATCGGCGGGCTGCTGGTGGCCGAGGCCGGGCTGCTCGATGGCCGCTCCGCAACAGCCCACTGGAGTGGCGCGGAGGCCTTCGCCAGGCGCTTTCCCAAGGTGCGTCTGGAGCCGCACAAGCCCATCGTCGACGACGGCGACCTGATCACCTCGGCCGGCCTGATGGCCTGGTCGGAAGTCGGCCTGCGGGTGGTCGACCGGCTTCTCGGCCCGAGCATCGCCTCGCGCACGGCGCGCTTCCTGGTGGTGGAGCACAGTGACAGCGCACAGCACTGCGGCAGCAACTTCGCGCCGCTGCTGGGGCATGGCGACGCGGCGATCCTCAAGGTGCAGCACTGGCTGCAGGCCAATGGCGCGGTGGACGTCAGCCTGCCGGCGATGGCCGCCCAGGCGGGCCTCGAGGAGCGCACCTTCCTCCGCCGCTTCCGTGCGGCCACCGGGCTGAAGCCCACCGAGTACTGCCAGCACCTGCGGGTCGGCAAAGCGCGGGAGTTGCTGGAGTTCACCAACGGCACGGTCGATCGCATCGCCTTCAGCGTCGGCTACCTGGACCCCGGTACCTTCCGCAGCACCTTCCGCAAGATCACCGGAATGGCACCGAGTGACTACCGCAAGCGGTTCGGTGCGCGACAGGTTGAGGTTGCGGCCCGGGGCTGA
- a CDS encoding (2Fe-2S) ferredoxin domain-containing protein encodes MTILLVGPLHGIQGERLHRDVASRLARPVERIDTSDGFDGLWARIRTLLGEPRELLLVDLEPTADGAYLDWLRAEVAALAQEHPQAPQVTTSALGRRGLDTAAVLAAIDDPAQQVACRGVGAVAAQPDWSAPPPHRHHLFLCTGPRCVRRGALPLWKTLRRELQRLGLYENAGGALLTRTGCQFPCNRGPILTVYPQRVWYGVHSDEQVCLIVHEHLRDGVPVAALRVEDDQ; translated from the coding sequence ATGACGATCCTGCTGGTCGGTCCGTTGCACGGCATCCAGGGCGAGCGCCTGCATCGCGATGTGGCATCCCGGCTCGCCAGGCCTGTCGAGCGCATCGACACCAGCGATGGTTTCGACGGGCTGTGGGCGCGCATCCGGACATTGCTTGGGGAGCCCCGCGAGCTGCTGCTGGTGGACCTCGAACCCACCGCCGACGGTGCCTACCTCGACTGGCTGCGTGCCGAAGTGGCGGCGTTGGCACAGGAGCATCCGCAGGCGCCGCAGGTCACCACCTCGGCGCTGGGCCGGCGCGGCCTGGACACCGCGGCGGTGCTGGCGGCCATCGATGATCCCGCGCAGCAGGTCGCGTGCCGCGGAGTGGGCGCGGTAGCTGCGCAGCCGGACTGGTCCGCGCCGCCGCCGCACCGTCATCACCTGTTCCTCTGCACCGGGCCGCGCTGCGTGCGGCGGGGCGCGTTGCCGCTGTGGAAAACCCTGCGCCGCGAGCTGCAACGCCTGGGCTTGTACGAGAACGCCGGTGGCGCGTTGCTCACTCGCACGGGCTGCCAGTTTCCGTGCAACCGGGGGCCGATTCTCACGGTGTATCCGCAGCGCGTCTGGTATGGCGTGCACAGCGACGAGCAGGTCTGCCTGATCGTCCACGAGCACCTGCGCGACGGCGTGCCCGTGGCCGCGCTGCGTGTGGAGGACGACCAGTGA
- a CDS encoding class I SAM-dependent methyltransferase, with the protein MERIGLRGTPETLLITLYAKAKECELADSLLHDHLARQTLERIDYDFERLHIGRAEQVGIALRAKLFDDWVRDFLARHSQAVVLQLGCGLDSRVFRIDPPSTVQWFEVDFPEVIALRERLYPARENCHLLPAALTAPDWWRAVPTGRPVLIVAEGVLPYVEAGQVPWLLRALVAHCGSGELVFDGYTRFGIRLLQRNPMIRKTGAILRWGLDDPADLVAQVPALRFVEAVAAYDPVQISRLSLGMRLIYRITLAIPALRRMGRLLRYRFG; encoded by the coding sequence GTGGAACGCATCGGCCTGCGTGGTACGCCGGAGACCCTGCTGATCACGCTCTACGCCAAGGCGAAGGAGTGCGAGCTGGCGGACAGCCTGCTGCACGATCACCTCGCCCGACAGACGCTGGAGCGCATCGATTATGACTTCGAGCGCCTGCACATCGGCCGCGCCGAGCAGGTCGGCATCGCACTGCGCGCCAAGCTGTTCGATGACTGGGTGCGCGACTTCCTCGCCCGGCATTCGCAGGCGGTGGTCCTGCAACTGGGGTGCGGGCTGGACAGCCGAGTGTTCCGCATCGACCCGCCGTCGACGGTGCAGTGGTTCGAGGTCGATTTTCCCGAGGTGATCGCCTTGCGCGAGCGCCTGTACCCCGCTCGGGAGAATTGTCACCTGCTGCCGGCTGCGCTGACTGCGCCGGACTGGTGGCGCGCGGTACCGACGGGACGTCCGGTGCTGATCGTCGCCGAGGGTGTGCTGCCCTACGTGGAGGCAGGGCAGGTGCCCTGGCTGCTGCGCGCGCTGGTAGCTCATTGCGGCAGTGGCGAGCTGGTCTTCGATGGCTACACGCGCTTCGGTATCCGTCTGCTGCAGCGCAACCCGATGATCCGCAAGACCGGCGCCATCCTGCGCTGGGGCCTGGATGATCCCGCTGATCTGGTAGCACAGGTGCCCGCGCTGCGTTTCGTCGAGGCCGTCGCCGCCTACGATCCGGTGCAGATATCGCGGCTGTCGCTGGGCATGCGCCTGATCTACCGGATCACCCTGGCGATTCCGGCGTTGCGCCGCATGGGGCGGTTGCTGCGCTACCGCTTCGGTTGA
- a CDS encoding nuclear transport factor 2 family protein, with protein MSNYTADSAAINRVLTDYVEGMTFADEARLRQAFHPSCKIIGNYHGELEWASLDDFIGAIKAESPPAEGAPPVWELKSLDITGDSAVAKVTDDFMGMRFTDYLSLLRVGSQWAIINKLYYLHE; from the coding sequence ATGAGCAACTACACGGCCGACAGCGCCGCCATCAACCGAGTACTCACGGACTACGTGGAGGGCATGACGTTCGCCGATGAAGCGCGGTTGCGCCAGGCGTTCCATCCATCCTGCAAGATCATCGGCAACTACCACGGCGAGCTGGAGTGGGCCTCGCTGGACGACTTCATCGGCGCGATCAAGGCCGAGTCGCCGCCCGCCGAAGGCGCGCCGCCGGTGTGGGAACTCAAGTCGCTGGATATAACCGGCGACAGCGCGGTGGCCAAGGTGACGGACGACTTCATGGGCATGCGCTTCACCGACTACCTGTCGCTGCTGCGGGTCGGTTCGCAGTGGGCGATCATCAACAAGCTCTATTACCTGCACGAGTGA
- a CDS encoding cysteine hydrolase family protein codes for MARQALILVDIQNDYFPAGKWPLVGIENAADQAARVLAAFRERGDLVVHVRHEFTRDDAPFFTPGSEGAKIHPKVANLPGEPVVLKHFVNSFRDTDLKAILDQHGIESLVVVGHMSHMCVDGATRAAADFGYPVTVLHDACATLDLEFNGVKVPAAQVHAAYMASLAFAYAEVISTAQYLDR; via the coding sequence ATGGCCAGGCAAGCGCTCATCCTAGTGGATATCCAGAACGACTACTTCCCCGCCGGCAAATGGCCGCTGGTCGGCATCGAAAACGCCGCCGACCAGGCAGCCAGGGTGCTTGCCGCCTTCCGCGAGCGCGGCGATCTGGTCGTCCACGTGCGGCACGAGTTCACCCGCGACGACGCACCGTTCTTCACCCCCGGCAGCGAGGGCGCGAAGATCCATCCAAAGGTCGCCAATCTGCCGGGCGAGCCGGTCGTGCTCAAGCACTTCGTCAACTCGTTCCGCGATACCGACCTCAAGGCGATCCTCGACCAGCACGGTATCGAATCGCTGGTAGTGGTGGGCCACATGAGCCATATGTGTGTCGATGGCGCCACCCGCGCCGCCGCCGACTTCGGCTATCCGGTGACGGTCCTGCACGACGCCTGCGCCACCCTCGACCTGGAGTTCAATGGCGTCAAAGTACCGGCCGCGCAGGTCCACGCCGCCTACATGGCATCGCTGGCGTTCGCCTATGCCGAGGTGATTTCCACCGCGCAGTACCTGGACCGCTGA
- a CDS encoding class I SAM-dependent methyltransferase encodes MAQNIYDNPDFFAGYAQLPRSLHGLDGAPEWASLRALLPPLEGLDVVDLGCGYGWFCRYAAQQGARAVSGLDVSQKMLERARQTTGAAQVSYFHADLDQLDLPTAAFDLAYSSLTLHYLRDLPRFFRNVHDSLRPGGSLVFSIEHPIYMASLKPGWIVDADGRRCWPVDHYQEEGERRTDWLATDVLKYHRTLGSVLNALLGAGLSLRHVEDWGPSASQVQADPALAEERERPMLLLVAAQR; translated from the coding sequence ATGGCGCAGAACATCTACGACAACCCCGACTTCTTCGCCGGCTACGCGCAACTGCCGCGCTCGCTGCATGGCCTGGACGGCGCGCCGGAGTGGGCATCGCTGCGCGCGCTGCTGCCGCCTCTGGAGGGCCTGGACGTAGTGGACCTGGGCTGCGGCTACGGCTGGTTCTGCCGTTACGCGGCGCAACAGGGCGCCCGCGCAGTGAGTGGGCTGGACGTCTCGCAGAAGATGCTTGAGCGCGCGCGGCAGACCACCGGGGCGGCACAGGTGAGCTACTTCCACGCCGACCTCGACCAGCTCGACCTGCCCACAGCGGCCTTCGACCTGGCCTACAGCTCGCTGACACTGCATTACCTCCGGGACCTGCCGCGTTTCTTCCGCAACGTGCACGACTCGCTGCGCCCCGGCGGCAGCCTGGTGTTTTCCATCGAGCACCCCATCTACATGGCCTCGCTCAAGCCCGGCTGGATAGTCGATGCCGACGGCCGGCGCTGCTGGCCGGTGGACCACTACCAGGAAGAAGGCGAGCGCCGCACCGACTGGCTGGCTACCGACGTGCTCAAGTACCACCGCACCCTCGGCAGCGTACTCAACGCGCTGCTGGGCGCCGGCCTGAGCCTGCGTCATGTGGAGGATTGGGGGCCGAGCGCCTCGCAGGTGCAGGCCGACCCGGCGCTGGCCGAGGAGCGCGAGCGGCCGATGCTGCTGCTGGTCGCCGCGCAGCGCTGA
- a CDS encoding cupin domain-containing protein: protein MTQRQPINLQEKLARLDEAWQPRVIAEMNDYQFKVVKLDGDFVWHSHADTDETFIVLEGELRIDFRDGPVTLRAGEMYVVPRGVEHKPFAEREVKLMLIEPRGVVNTGDAGGERTAENDRWI from the coding sequence ATGACACAACGCCAACCGATCAACCTGCAGGAAAAGCTGGCCCGCCTCGACGAAGCCTGGCAACCGCGGGTGATCGCGGAGATGAACGACTACCAGTTCAAGGTGGTGAAACTCGACGGCGACTTCGTCTGGCACAGCCATGCCGATACCGACGAAACCTTCATCGTGCTGGAGGGTGAATTGCGCATCGACTTCCGCGACGGCCCGGTAACCCTGCGCGCCGGCGAGATGTACGTGGTGCCGCGCGGCGTCGAGCACAAGCCGTTCGCCGAGCGCGAGGTAAAGCTGATGCTGATCGAGCCGCGCGGTGTGGTGAATACCGGTGACGCCGGTGGCGAGCGGACGGCGGAGAATGATCGATGGATCTGA